A genomic segment from Candidatus Binatia bacterium encodes:
- a CDS encoding Mrp/NBP35 family ATP-binding protein, whose protein sequence is MRYDVPSDPAPHTLRGAMMAQAPVTEAQVLDALRSVMDPDLHRDIVSLGFVRNMKIEGERVAFDVNLTTPACPVKDRLRDQARQAVLAIPGVADARVNMTAEVRRPPSPSTAALRNVKNIVAVGSGKGGVGKSTVAANIAASLARSGARVGLLDADIYGPSIPIMMRGPRPAEPRADNTIEPGDAHGTKVMSMGYLTPGDQPLIWRGPMAHKAVQQCLLGVNWGELDYLIVDLPPGTGDVHLTLVQTVPVTGGVIVSTPQDVGLQISMKTLRMFQQTKVPILGIVENMSYYVCPHCGGRDDLFGHGGAEEAAKALDVPFLGSIPLDPAIRRAADEGTPVVVAEPESSSGKAMSDVAGALARQVSIRAFRNLTLSIVEE, encoded by the coding sequence ATGCGTTATGATGTTCCGTCCGATCCCGCCCCCCACACCCTTCGAGGAGCGATGATGGCCCAGGCCCCCGTCACGGAAGCCCAAGTCTTGGATGCCCTTCGATCCGTCATGGATCCGGACCTCCACCGCGACATCGTCTCCCTCGGTTTCGTCCGGAACATGAAGATCGAGGGGGAGAGGGTGGCCTTCGACGTCAATCTGACCACCCCCGCCTGCCCCGTCAAGGATCGCCTTCGCGACCAGGCGCGCCAGGCGGTGCTCGCGATTCCCGGCGTCGCGGACGCCCGCGTGAACATGACCGCGGAGGTGCGGCGTCCGCCGTCCCCGAGCACGGCCGCGCTCCGGAACGTGAAGAACATCGTCGCGGTCGGCAGCGGAAAGGGAGGGGTCGGCAAGTCCACCGTCGCCGCCAACATCGCGGCCTCCCTCGCGCGGAGCGGCGCGCGCGTCGGGCTCCTGGATGCGGACATCTACGGCCCTTCCATCCCGATCATGATGCGCGGGCCGCGCCCCGCCGAGCCGCGCGCCGACAACACCATCGAGCCGGGCGACGCTCACGGCACGAAGGTGATGTCGATGGGCTATCTCACGCCCGGGGACCAGCCGCTCATCTGGCGCGGGCCGATGGCGCACAAGGCGGTCCAGCAGTGCCTGCTGGGCGTGAACTGGGGGGAGCTCGACTACCTGATCGTGGACCTGCCCCCGGGCACGGGGGACGTGCACCTCACCCTGGTGCAGACGGTGCCGGTCACGGGCGGCGTGATCGTCTCGACGCCCCAGGACGTCGGCCTCCAGATCTCGATGAAGACGCTCCGCATGTTCCAGCAGACCAAGGTGCCGATCCTCGGCATCGTCGAGAACATGTCCTACTACGTCTGCCCGCACTGCGGGGGGCGGGACGATCTCTTCGGCCACGGCGGCGCCGAGGAGGCGGCGAAAGCGCTGGACGTGCCCTTCCTGGGCTCGATCCCGCTCGATCCCGCGATCCGCCGGGCGGCCGACGAGGGGACGCCGGTGGTCGTCGCCGAGCCGGAGTCGAGCTCGGGGAAGGCGATGTCCGACGTGGCCGGTGCGCTCGCCCGCCAGGTGAGCATCCGCGCGTTCCGGAACCTCACGCTCTCGATCGTGGAGGAGTGA
- a CDS encoding heavy metal translocating P-type ATPase, translated as MPRQTMRLTAAGGATDAPPERPRAGSRPPGEGEVVLTVHGMTCAGCVATVERALRSAPGVASAEVNLATEEARVHPVAGSSPSVAALVSAVERAGYRAAPRAATSSSDRERAHRAEEGALRARLFLSVALGVPIMALHLFVHDQDRARWLAFLLATPVQWIAAWPFHARALKALRHKTADMNTLITLGTFSAYFYSAAVTLAPEPFRAAGAGTHVYFDTAVMILVFILLGRLLESRARRRTGDALKALLTRRPPTARRLRAAAAGDEPGFDAPRETVPVESVARGDLLEILPGEVIPVDGLIAQGRTEVDESMLTGEPFPVPREPGDPVAAGTVNRIAPFVLRATRVGAETTLARIARLVEEAQGGKAPMQELADRVAARFVPAVIAIAIAAAAIWLFVGPEPRTRYALTVFVSVLIVACPCAMGLATPTAILAGTGAGARRGILIRGGEALERAGSLTTVVFDKTGTLTRGEPVVGATAAAPGIDPARLIAVAAAVEAGSEHPLARAVARQAAASGAATLHARDVRVTPGGGVEGIVEGVPTRVGSRSFAARGAEPDAALAARAEEAAERGRTVAWVGESGLEGVRLLGFFEVTDPPREDAAAAVARLRARGLKPVLATGDREAPARALAQAVGLEEVRAGLTPEGKVALVRELQARGETVAMVGDGLNDAPALAAADLGIALGTGTDAAMEAADVTLVRGSMDGIAAALDLSRATRSTVRQNLFWAFAYNVIAIPVAAGALYPAAGILLHPTVASAAMALSSVSVVTNSLRLAGWRGRPAYANFER; from the coding sequence ATGCCGCGGCAAACGATGCGCCTCACGGCGGCCGGCGGCGCGACCGACGCGCCCCCCGAGCGGCCGAGGGCCGGCTCGCGCCCGCCGGGCGAGGGGGAGGTCGTGCTCACCGTGCATGGGATGACCTGCGCGGGATGCGTCGCCACGGTGGAGCGCGCGCTCCGCTCCGCGCCCGGCGTCGCGTCGGCCGAAGTGAACCTGGCCACCGAGGAGGCGCGCGTCCATCCCGTGGCCGGCTCCTCCCCCAGCGTCGCCGCGCTCGTGAGCGCGGTGGAGCGCGCGGGCTATCGCGCCGCGCCGCGTGCCGCGACCTCCTCGTCCGATCGGGAGCGGGCCCATCGGGCCGAGGAGGGCGCGCTCCGCGCCAGGCTTTTCCTCTCGGTCGCGCTGGGCGTGCCGATCATGGCCCTTCACCTCTTCGTGCACGACCAGGATCGCGCGCGATGGCTCGCCTTCCTCCTCGCCACCCCCGTGCAGTGGATCGCGGCGTGGCCGTTCCACGCGCGCGCGCTGAAGGCGCTCCGCCACAAGACCGCCGACATGAACACCCTGATCACCCTGGGCACCTTCTCCGCCTATTTCTATTCCGCCGCGGTGACGCTGGCGCCCGAACCCTTCCGCGCCGCGGGCGCCGGCACGCACGTCTACTTCGACACGGCGGTCATGATCCTCGTCTTCATCCTGCTCGGCCGGCTCCTCGAATCGCGGGCGCGGCGCCGCACGGGAGACGCGCTCAAGGCGCTGCTCACGAGGCGGCCACCCACGGCGCGGCGCCTGCGGGCCGCCGCGGCCGGAGACGAACCCGGCTTCGACGCGCCGCGCGAGACCGTCCCCGTGGAGTCGGTCGCCCGCGGCGACCTCCTCGAGATCCTCCCGGGCGAGGTGATACCGGTCGACGGACTCATCGCCCAGGGGCGCACCGAGGTGGACGAATCGATGCTCACGGGGGAGCCCTTCCCCGTTCCGCGCGAGCCGGGGGATCCGGTCGCCGCCGGCACGGTGAACCGGATCGCCCCCTTCGTGCTGCGCGCGACGCGCGTGGGCGCCGAGACCACGCTCGCGCGGATCGCGCGGCTCGTCGAGGAGGCGCAGGGGGGAAAAGCGCCCATGCAGGAGCTGGCCGACCGCGTGGCGGCGCGCTTCGTGCCCGCCGTGATCGCGATCGCGATCGCGGCCGCGGCGATCTGGCTCTTCGTGGGTCCCGAGCCCCGCACGCGCTACGCGCTCACCGTCTTCGTCTCGGTGCTGATCGTGGCCTGCCCCTGCGCCATGGGGCTCGCCACGCCGACCGCCATCCTCGCCGGCACGGGCGCGGGGGCGCGGCGCGGCATCCTGATCCGGGGCGGCGAGGCGCTCGAGCGCGCGGGCTCCCTCACCACGGTCGTCTTCGACAAGACCGGTACCCTCACGCGCGGAGAGCCGGTGGTCGGCGCGACCGCCGCGGCGCCCGGGATCGATCCGGCTCGGCTGATCGCGGTGGCGGCGGCGGTCGAGGCGGGCTCCGAGCATCCCCTCGCGCGCGCGGTCGCGCGCCAGGCGGCGGCCTCCGGCGCGGCGACGCTTCATGCCCGCGACGTGCGGGTGACCCCCGGCGGCGGCGTCGAGGGGATCGTCGAGGGCGTCCCGACGCGCGTGGGCTCGCGCTCCTTCGCGGCGCGCGGCGCCGAGCCCGACGCCGCGCTCGCGGCGCGCGCCGAGGAGGCGGCCGAGCGGGGCCGCACGGTGGCCTGGGTGGGCGAGAGCGGCCTCGAGGGGGTCCGCCTCCTCGGCTTCTTCGAGGTGACCGACCCGCCGCGCGAGGACGCCGCGGCCGCGGTGGCCCGGCTCCGGGCGCGCGGGTTGAAGCCGGTGCTCGCCACCGGCGACCGCGAGGCGCCGGCGCGCGCGCTGGCCCAGGCAGTGGGACTCGAGGAGGTGCGGGCCGGGCTCACCCCGGAGGGAAAGGTGGCGCTGGTGCGGGAGCTCCAGGCCCGCGGCGAGACGGTGGCCATGGTCGGTGACGGCCTGAACGACGCGCCGGCGCTGGCCGCGGCCGACCTGGGGATCGCGCTCGGCACCGGGACGGACGCCGCGATGGAGGCGGCCGACGTGACCCTGGTGCGCGGGAGCATGGACGGGATCGCGGCGGCCCTCGACCTCTCGCGGGCCACGCGGAGCACGGTCCGGCAGAACCTCTTCTGGGCCTTCGCCTACAACGTGATCGCGATTCCGGTGGCGGCGGGCGCGCTCTATCCCGCGGCCGGGATCCTGCTCCACCCCACGGTCGCCTCGGCCGCGATGGCGCTCTCCAGCGTGTCGGTCGTGACCAACAGCCTCCGTCTCGCCGGGTGGCGCGGACGGCCCGCGTATGCTAATTTCGAGCGCTAA
- a CDS encoding thiamine pyrophosphate-dependent dehydrogenase E1 component subunit alpha: MAVSNDELKGLYYYMNLVRQVDERCRRLFKQGRFHGTYFSAVGQEATVVGPCYGLRPDDFIGIQHREIGAVITKGMPIKYLMAQLFARKDSPDRGKSHPCHYGWKPMGIVTPASTIAAQTVIVTGSALAWKIQKKDNVAVAFVGEGATSNGVWHEALNFAGIHKLPIVFVVQDNLWAESVPKSLGVPVDNVSERAKAYGFPGVTIDGNDLMATYETSQEAVRKARRGEGPTLIEMKTYRWYGHSEIDPANYRTQEELESWKRRDPVPRYERLLMERGVVDEAFKQQTLQRIEREIEEAIDFADKSPHPDPSEILEDVYAPLG, translated from the coding sequence ATGGCCGTTTCCAACGATGAGCTGAAGGGCCTCTACTACTACATGAACCTGGTGCGCCAGGTGGACGAGCGCTGCCGCCGCCTCTTCAAGCAGGGGCGCTTCCACGGCACCTACTTCTCCGCCGTGGGCCAGGAAGCGACCGTCGTGGGCCCCTGCTACGGGCTCCGCCCCGACGACTTCATCGGCATCCAGCACCGCGAGATCGGCGCCGTCATCACCAAGGGCATGCCGATCAAGTACCTCATGGCGCAGCTCTTCGCGCGGAAGGACAGCCCCGACCGCGGGAAGTCGCACCCGTGCCACTACGGCTGGAAGCCGATGGGGATCGTCACGCCGGCCTCGACGATCGCCGCGCAGACCGTGATCGTCACCGGCTCCGCGCTCGCCTGGAAGATCCAGAAAAAGGACAACGTCGCCGTCGCCTTCGTCGGCGAGGGCGCCACCTCGAACGGCGTCTGGCACGAGGCGCTGAACTTCGCGGGGATCCACAAGCTCCCGATCGTCTTCGTCGTGCAGGACAACCTCTGGGCCGAGTCGGTGCCGAAGAGCCTGGGCGTTCCGGTGGACAACGTGTCCGAGCGCGCCAAGGCCTACGGCTTCCCCGGCGTCACCATCGACGGCAACGACCTCATGGCGACGTACGAGACCTCGCAGGAGGCGGTCCGGAAGGCGCGCCGCGGCGAGGGTCCGACCCTGATCGAGATGAAGACCTACCGGTGGTACGGCCACTCCGAGATCGATCCGGCCAACTACCGCACGCAGGAAGAGCTGGAGTCCTGGAAGCGCCGCGACCCGGTGCCGCGCTACGAGCGGCTCCTGATGGAGCGCGGCGTCGTGGACGAGGCGTTCAAGCAGCAGACGCTCCAGCGGATCGAGCGGGAGATCGAGGAGGCGATCGATTTCGCCGACAAGAGCCCGCATCCCGATCCGAGCGAGATCCTGGAGGACGTCTACGCCCCGCTCGGATAG
- a CDS encoding acyl-CoA thioesterase, translating into MVELVLPNDANTLGNVLGGRVLHWIDLAAAIVAHRHCRQETVTVSLDQMSFLAPIRVGQLAVIAARMTYTGRTSMEIRVDVACEDLLTGERRPTSTAYLTFVAIDKQGRPAPVPPLILETEEERREARAAEGRREARLRARPDHPHEPEPVPGHSPEHPGETKHR; encoded by the coding sequence ATGGTCGAGCTGGTGCTGCCGAACGACGCGAACACGCTGGGCAACGTGCTCGGCGGCCGCGTGCTCCACTGGATCGATCTCGCGGCGGCGATCGTCGCCCACCGGCACTGCCGGCAGGAGACGGTGACGGTGTCGCTGGACCAGATGTCGTTTCTCGCGCCGATCCGCGTCGGTCAGCTCGCGGTGATCGCGGCGCGCATGACGTACACGGGCCGCACCTCGATGGAGATCCGCGTCGACGTGGCGTGCGAGGATCTGCTGACCGGAGAGCGGCGCCCGACCTCGACGGCGTATCTCACGTTCGTCGCGATCGACAAGCAGGGTCGGCCGGCGCCGGTGCCGCCGCTGATCTTGGAGACGGAGGAGGAGCGCCGCGAGGCGCGCGCGGCCGAGGGCCGCCGCGAGGCGCGGCTCCGAGCAAGGCCGGACCACCCGCACGAACCGGAGCCTGTACCGGGGCATTCACCGGAGCATCCGGGGGAGACCAAGCATCGATGA
- a CDS encoding alpha-ketoacid dehydrogenase subunit beta translates to MKTITMIEAITQALHEEMERDPRIFLIGEDIANYGGVFKATKGLYEKFGPMRVIDSPISENFLVQGAVGAALAGLIPSPEIQFDDFISLAVDGIVEHAAKMRYRSGGMWTCPMVIRCCCGAAVGGGLFHSQFNASWFMHSPGLVVVAPATPYDAKGLLKSAFRGQNPVLYYEHKRLYRTSKGPVPTHDFTVPLGKANVVRKGAHVTVISYALMLHRSLEAAEKVAAEGIDVEVIDLRTLAPYDKETILESVQKTSRAICVYESSRTMGVGAEIAAMIAEEGFSSLDAPVRRVSPPDAPQEPFAPVLADAYLPDANRIAQAIRETVAY, encoded by the coding sequence GTGAAGACGATCACGATGATCGAGGCGATCACGCAGGCGCTCCATGAAGAGATGGAGCGCGACCCGCGGATCTTTCTGATCGGCGAGGACATCGCCAACTACGGCGGCGTGTTCAAGGCGACCAAGGGGCTGTACGAGAAGTTCGGCCCCATGCGCGTCATCGACAGTCCCATCTCCGAGAACTTCCTGGTGCAGGGGGCGGTGGGCGCCGCGCTCGCGGGGCTGATTCCCTCCCCCGAGATCCAGTTCGACGACTTCATCTCGCTCGCGGTGGACGGCATCGTGGAGCACGCGGCCAAGATGCGCTACCGCTCGGGCGGCATGTGGACCTGCCCCATGGTCATCCGCTGCTGCTGCGGCGCCGCGGTGGGCGGCGGCCTCTTCCACTCGCAGTTCAACGCGTCGTGGTTCATGCATTCGCCCGGGCTCGTGGTCGTGGCGCCGGCGACGCCGTACGACGCGAAGGGGCTCTTGAAGTCGGCCTTCCGCGGACAGAATCCCGTGCTCTACTACGAGCACAAGCGGCTCTACCGGACCTCCAAGGGGCCGGTCCCCACGCACGACTTCACGGTGCCGCTCGGCAAGGCGAACGTGGTCCGCAAGGGAGCCCACGTCACGGTGATCTCCTACGCGCTGATGCTGCACCGCTCCCTGGAGGCGGCGGAGAAGGTGGCCGCCGAGGGGATCGACGTGGAGGTGATCGACCTCCGCACCCTGGCGCCGTACGACAAGGAGACGATTCTCGAGTCGGTGCAGAAGACCTCGCGCGCCATCTGCGTCTACGAATCGTCCCGCACGATGGGCGTGGGGGCTGAGATCGCGGCCATGATCGCCGAAGAGGGCTTCAGCTCCCTCGACGCGCCGGTCCGCCGCGTGTCGCCGCCGGACGCGCCGCAGGAGCCGTTCGCGCCCGTCCTGGCGGATGCCTATCTGCCGGACGCCAACCGGATCGCGCAGGCGATCCGCGAAACCGTCGCTTATTGA
- a CDS encoding dihydrolipoamide acetyltransferase family protein, producing the protein MPVTIVVPQLGESVVEGTIGKWLKQVGEPIAKDEPIVEIITDKINIELPAPTAGTLGEITAAEGTVAQVGEKLGTILAPGESLPAGGAAAPAPAHAAAGAASGAGAGSSSNAGADAGAARAAAATPASPQSRTPQGDAPLGAVAAGPRASASAPAFGGAPSGRPAGGVATNNVAPHDDGQRLSPAVRKLVKENDVDVAQIRGSGMGGRVTREDVLTYLEARKVAASAPGRGAPATAPGRMDRFEPAPAAPRPQPTRAIPTPAFAATGAREETVEPLTNVRKMIAQNMVKARHTAAHCAVADEVDMTALVEMRGRMKDRVQREYGVKLTYMPFIVKAVVRGLKEHPILNASMTDTEVHYKKYYNIGIAVHRDQGLIVPVVRDADRKNLLQIAADIEDLGARARAEKLTLDDIQGGTFTITNAGMFGATSSVPVINVPEVGILGVHLIEERPVVRDHRIVVRWMMTLVLSFDHRLVDGTPAVQFLHRVKELLEDPESWLLDAV; encoded by the coding sequence ATGCCGGTAACCATCGTCGTGCCGCAGCTCGGCGAGAGCGTCGTCGAGGGAACGATCGGCAAGTGGCTGAAGCAGGTGGGCGAGCCGATCGCCAAGGACGAGCCGATCGTCGAGATCATCACCGACAAGATCAACATCGAGCTCCCCGCCCCGACCGCGGGCACCCTGGGCGAGATCACCGCCGCCGAGGGCACCGTCGCGCAGGTCGGCGAAAAGCTGGGAACGATCCTGGCCCCGGGCGAGTCGCTTCCCGCGGGAGGCGCGGCCGCGCCGGCCCCGGCGCACGCCGCCGCGGGCGCGGCCTCCGGCGCGGGCGCGGGCTCCTCCTCGAACGCCGGCGCCGACGCCGGAGCCGCGCGCGCCGCCGCCGCGACGCCGGCTTCGCCGCAGAGCCGGACGCCGCAGGGCGACGCTCCGCTCGGCGCCGTGGCGGCCGGGCCGCGCGCCTCCGCCTCGGCCCCCGCCTTCGGCGGCGCTCCGTCGGGACGCCCCGCGGGCGGAGTCGCGACCAACAACGTCGCCCCGCATGACGACGGCCAGCGCCTCTCCCCCGCGGTGCGGAAGCTGGTCAAGGAGAACGACGTCGACGTCGCGCAGATCCGCGGGTCCGGCATGGGCGGCCGCGTGACGCGCGAGGACGTGCTCACCTATCTCGAGGCGCGGAAGGTCGCCGCCTCGGCGCCCGGACGCGGCGCTCCCGCGACGGCTCCGGGACGGATGGACCGCTTCGAGCCCGCGCCGGCCGCGCCGCGGCCCCAGCCGACCCGGGCGATCCCGACCCCCGCGTTCGCCGCGACCGGCGCGCGCGAGGAGACCGTCGAGCCCCTGACCAACGTGCGGAAGATGATCGCGCAGAACATGGTGAAGGCGCGCCACACGGCCGCGCACTGCGCCGTGGCCGACGAGGTGGACATGACCGCCCTCGTCGAAATGCGCGGCCGGATGAAGGACCGCGTGCAGCGCGAATACGGCGTCAAGCTCACCTACATGCCGTTCATCGTCAAAGCGGTGGTGCGGGGGCTGAAGGAGCACCCGATCCTGAACGCCTCGATGACCGACACCGAGGTGCACTACAAGAAGTACTACAACATCGGCATCGCCGTGCACCGCGACCAGGGGCTGATCGTCCCCGTCGTGCGCGACGCCGACCGGAAGAACCTGCTCCAGATCGCCGCCGACATCGAGGACCTGGGCGCGCGCGCCCGGGCGGAGAAGCTGACCCTGGACGACATCCAGGGCGGCACCTTCACGATCACCAACGCCGGCATGTTCGGCGCCACCTCGTCGGTCCCGGTCATCAACGTCCCGGAGGTCGGCATCCTCGGCGTGCACCTGATCGAGGAGCGCCCCGTCGTGCGCGACCACCGCATCGTGGTGCGCTGGATGATGACGCTGGTTCTTTCCTTCGACCACCGGCTGGTGGACGGCACCCCCGCGGTGCAGTTCCTCCACCGGGTGAAGGAGCTGCTCGAGGATCCGGAGAGCTGGCTCCTCGACGCGGTGTAG
- the lipB gene encoding lipoyl(octanoyl) transferase LipB: protein MERGGDVTYHGPGQLVGYPVVALDNLPCGRDLHGYLRDLEEGVIRAVASFGLPAERRPPYTGVWVGPRKIAAIGVAVRRWIAFHGFALNVNPNLAHFDWIHPCGIRHLGVGSLASLLGAAPPREEVAARLAASFTEIWGRQVQLSAEDLVHV from the coding sequence GTGGAGCGCGGCGGCGACGTGACCTACCACGGCCCGGGACAGCTCGTCGGCTATCCGGTCGTGGCGCTCGATAACCTTCCCTGCGGCCGCGATCTGCATGGCTACCTGCGCGACCTCGAGGAAGGGGTCATCCGGGCCGTGGCGTCGTTCGGCCTCCCGGCCGAGCGGCGACCGCCTTACACCGGCGTCTGGGTCGGACCGCGCAAGATCGCGGCGATCGGCGTGGCCGTGCGCCGCTGGATCGCCTTCCACGGATTCGCGCTGAACGTGAATCCCAACCTGGCCCATTTCGATTGGATCCATCCGTGCGGCATCCGCCATCTGGGCGTGGGCTCGCTGGCCTCGCTCCTCGGGGCGGCGCCGCCGCGCGAGGAGGTGGCGGCGCGCCTGGCCGCCTCCTTCACCGAGATATGGGGGCGCCAGGTCCAGCTTTCGGCCGAGGACCTGGTGCATGTATAG
- a CDS encoding aspartate ammonia-lyase, with amino-acid sequence MSAAASRGGTRTERDSLGSLEVPANAYYGVQTARAVANFPISGERLHPEMVRAVTRIKIAAARANAELGALDAKKADAIVRAGEEILAGKHDDQFVVDAYQAGAGTSFHMNVNEVIANRAAELLGGERGDTKLVSPNDHVNMAQSTNDVIPTAIRLATYVLSGPVVEEMQLLARSFGERSRAFSDVLKSGRTHLQDAVPITLGQEFGGYQVAIDGWADSLKRSRAGLLALGLGGNAAGTGINAHPKYRERAVANLAAMVDAPFTPAPNLFEAMQSMAPLVRLSNDLRGFALDLTRIANDLRLLASGPTTGFNEIVLPTVQPGSSIMPGKVNPVMLEMTNMVCFQVLGYDATVAYAAQAGQLELNVMMPVIAHNLLRSLHILAPALKALREKCVDGITANEEVCRGYFDRSISVATALNPYIGYLAAAEVAKESAKTGKTVVQIVRERKLLTEEQIAKAFSPEGMTHPGGN; translated from the coding sequence ATGAGCGCCGCGGCGTCCCGCGGCGGCACCCGCACCGAACGCGATTCCCTCGGTTCCCTCGAAGTCCCCGCGAACGCCTACTACGGCGTCCAGACCGCCCGGGCGGTCGCCAACTTCCCGATCAGCGGCGAGCGGCTCCATCCGGAGATGGTCCGCGCGGTGACGCGCATCAAGATCGCTGCCGCGCGCGCCAACGCCGAGCTGGGCGCGCTGGACGCGAAGAAGGCCGACGCCATCGTGCGCGCGGGTGAGGAGATCCTGGCCGGCAAGCACGACGACCAGTTCGTCGTGGACGCCTATCAGGCGGGCGCCGGCACGTCGTTCCACATGAACGTGAACGAAGTGATCGCCAACCGCGCGGCCGAGCTCCTGGGCGGCGAGCGGGGGGACACCAAGCTCGTGAGCCCGAACGATCACGTGAACATGGCCCAGTCCACGAACGACGTGATCCCCACCGCGATCCGTCTCGCGACGTACGTCTTGAGCGGCCCCGTCGTCGAGGAGATGCAGCTGCTCGCGCGATCGTTCGGAGAGCGGTCGCGCGCGTTCTCGGACGTGCTGAAGTCGGGGCGGACCCACCTTCAGGACGCGGTGCCGATCACCCTCGGCCAGGAGTTCGGCGGCTACCAGGTCGCCATCGACGGCTGGGCCGATTCCTTGAAGCGGAGCCGCGCGGGACTTCTGGCGCTGGGGCTCGGCGGGAACGCCGCGGGCACGGGGATCAACGCGCATCCGAAGTACCGCGAGCGAGCCGTGGCGAACCTGGCGGCCATGGTGGACGCCCCCTTCACGCCCGCACCCAACCTCTTCGAGGCGATGCAGTCGATGGCGCCGCTCGTCCGTCTCTCGAACGACCTGCGCGGCTTCGCGCTCGACCTGACGCGAATCGCGAACGACCTGCGCCTGCTCGCCAGCGGGCCGACGACCGGCTTCAACGAGATCGTCCTCCCCACGGTGCAGCCGGGCTCCTCGATCATGCCGGGCAAGGTGAACCCGGTGATGCTCGAGATGACGAACATGGTCTGCTTCCAGGTGCTGGGCTACGACGCCACGGTGGCCTATGCCGCGCAGGCGGGACAGCTCGAGCTGAACGTGATGATGCCGGTGATCGCGCACAACCTGCTCCGCTCGCTCCACATCCTCGCACCGGCCCTGAAGGCGCTGCGCGAGAAGTGCGTGGACGGAATCACCGCCAACGAGGAGGTCTGCCGCGGCTACTTCGACCGCTCGATCTCGGTCGCGACGGCGCTGAACCCCTACATCGGCTACCTCGCGGCCGCGGAGGTCGCGAAGGAGTCGGCGAAGACCGGAAAGACCGTGGTGCAGATCGTGCGGGAGCGGAAGCTCCTCACCGAGGAGCAGATCGCGAAGGCATTCTCCCCCGAAGGGATGACGCACCCGGGCGGCAACTGA
- a CDS encoding outer membrane beta-barrel protein — MNRNLVLVLMAVVLMAVASTAGAATRPHHESGSNPGTLELNLGYAKSSEDMGGGDTMGGGLAFGAAYWLHPSPSVTWGPEFSYDGLGSVSYDNGFTTNNEASMHLWRVHPTIRYTFTKGVGTQFFGQAGAGLYNVTAKIDDSVLGNASASDSKFGFNLGAGVDFQVSPKTRMNVTGLYHDVATSGSSLNYMQFRAGVAFNL; from the coding sequence ATGAATCGCAATCTCGTTCTGGTTCTCATGGCGGTGGTGCTGATGGCCGTCGCCTCCACCGCGGGCGCCGCGACGCGTCCGCACCACGAGTCGGGCTCGAACCCGGGCACGCTCGAGCTGAACCTGGGCTACGCGAAGTCGTCGGAAGACATGGGCGGGGGCGACACGATGGGCGGGGGTCTCGCGTTCGGCGCGGCGTACTGGCTGCATCCGTCCCCTTCGGTCACGTGGGGTCCGGAGTTCTCCTACGACGGCCTGGGCAGCGTGTCGTACGACAACGGCTTCACCACGAACAACGAAGCGTCGATGCACCTGTGGCGCGTGCACCCGACGATCCGCTACACGTTCACGAAGGGCGTCGGCACGCAGTTCTTCGGACAGGCGGGCGCGGGGCTGTACAACGTGACGGCCAAGATCGACGACAGCGTGCTGGGCAACGCGTCGGCGTCCGATTCCAAGTTCGGTTTCAACCTCGGCGCGGGCGTGGACTTCCAGGTCAGCCCGAAGACGCGCATGAACGTGACGGGCCTCTATCATGACGTCGCGACGAGCGGCTCGAGCCTGAATTACATGCAGTTCCGGGCGGGCGTCGCCTTCAATCTGTAA
- a CDS encoding outer membrane beta-barrel protein, producing MKRIHLVLATAVVGLALAPFASAAPGNSFELNAGYSKSSTDVTSGVDIAGAENSMGGGLSFGAGYWRSASPMISLGLEAGFDNLGTANYDNGTTTDNELKSSAFRVNPAVRFNFGAGVGPSFYAQGGAGLYNVSMDIKDSVVGDASDSQSKIGFNVGAGVSFPVGPKSRMNLTGLYHTVSTEGQSLNYIQFRAGVGFGL from the coding sequence ATGAAGCGGATTCATCTGGTTCTTGCGACTGCGGTCGTCGGTCTGGCGCTTGCGCCGTTCGCCAGCGCGGCTCCGGGCAACTCGTTCGAGCTGAACGCGGGCTATTCCAAGTCCTCGACGGACGTCACGTCGGGAGTCGACATCGCCGGCGCCGAGAACTCGATGGGCGGCGGCCTGTCGTTCGGTGCGGGCTACTGGCGCAGCGCGTCGCCGATGATCTCGTTGGGTCTCGAGGCCGGGTTCGACAATCTCGGCACGGCCAACTATGACAACGGCACGACGACGGACAACGAGCTGAAGAGCAGCGCGTTCCGCGTGAATCCGGCCGTCCGCTTCAACTTCGGCGCCGGCGTCGGCCCGTCCTTCTACGCGCAGGGCGGTGCCGGTCTGTACAACGTCTCCATGGACATCAAGGACAGCGTCGTGGGCGATGCCAGCGACAGCCAGTCCAAGATCGGCTTCAACGTCGGCGCGGGCGTCAGCTTCCCGGTCGGCCCGAAGTCGCGCATGAACCTGACGGGTCTCTATCACACGGTGTCGACCGAAGGCCAGAGCCTGAACTACATCCAGTTCCGCGCCGGCGTCGGCTTCGGCCTGTAA